Proteins encoded by one window of Brienomyrus brachyistius isolate T26 chromosome 1, BBRACH_0.4, whole genome shotgun sequence:
- the b4galt6 gene encoding beta-1,4-galactosyltransferase 6 isoform X1 encodes MISWRRWRRISFLAFVFLFSMSTSCLYFIYVAPGIANTYFFMVQAQGMMLRDNVRTIGHMIRLYTNKNTTVNGTDYPDGSNSSEYIAQPTTYLPDNFTYAPNLPCPEKFPTMKGPIEVNMTEVLMEEVELKFSKYADVQSGGHWLPKDCKPHWKVAILIPFRNRHEHLPILIRHLVPMLQRQHLRFAFYVIEQTGTQPFNRAMLFNVGFQEAMKDLDWDCIIFHDVDHIPENDRNYYGCGQMPRHFAAKLDKYMYILPYSEFFGGVSGLTVEQFRKINGFPNAFWGWGGEDDDLWNRVHFSGFNVSRPDGDIGKYKSIPHHHRGEVQFLGRYKLLRYSKERQHLDGLNNLKYVPEVTLSSLYKNITVSLSPELAPIPDY; translated from the exons ATGATCAGCTGGAGGCGGTGGCGGCGGATATCCTTCCTCGCCTTCGTCTTTCTCTTCTCCATGTCGACGTCCTGCCTCTACTTCATTTATGTGGCGCCCGGGATCG CGAACACCTACTTCTTCATGGTGCAAGCCCAGGGTATGATGCTAAGGGACAATGTTAGAACGATTGGGCACATGATCAGATTGTACACCAACAAGAACACCACTGTAAATGGAACTG ATTACCCTGATGGTAGCAACTCCAGTGAGTACATTGCTCAGCCAACAACCTATCTTCCTGACAACTTCACGTATGCCCCAAATCTCCCATGTCCCGAAAAGTTCCCAACTATGA AGGGTCCTATCGAAGTCAATATGACCGAAGTCCTGATGGAAGAGGTGGAACTAAAGTTTTCCAAATATGCAGATGTTCAGTCTGGGGGCCACTGGTTACCCAAAGACTGTAAACCACACTGGAAG GTAGCCATACTCATTCCCTTCAGGAACCGTCACGAGCACCTGCCAATCCTCATCCGCCACCTGGTCCCCATGCTCCAAAGGCAACACTTGCGCTTCGCCTTTTATGTAATTGAGCAG ACGGGCACACAGCCCTTCAATCGTGCCATGCTCTTCAACGTCGGCTTTCAAGAGGCCATGAAGGACCTGGACTGGGACTGCATAATTTTTCATGACGTTGATCATATCCCGGAAAATGACCGCAACTACTACGGTTGCGGCCAGATGCCGCGCCACTTCGCAGCCAAACTTGACAAGTACATGTACAT ACTCCCATACAGCGAGTTCTTTGGGGGCGTGAGTGGGCTGACGGTGGAGCAGTTTCGGAAGATCAACGGATTCCCCAATGCCTTCTGGGGTTGGGGTGGAGAGGATGACGATCTCTGGAACAG AGTGCATTTTTCTGGGTTCAATGTGAGCCGGCCCGATGGCGATATAGGAAAATACAAGTCGATCCCACATCACCATCGAGGAGAAGTGCAGTTCTTGGGGAG GTATAAGCTTCTGAGGTACTCCAAGGAGAGGCAGCACCTGGATGGTCTGAATAACCTGAAGTACGTTCCTGAGGTCACTTTGAGCAGCTTGTACAAGAACATAACAGTCAGCCTCTCGCCAGAGCTGGCTCCCATCCCTGACTACTGA
- the b4galt6 gene encoding beta-1,4-galactosyltransferase 6 isoform X2: MQIFQIKCHREGVSSSEAGGAKQSCGKIAVAWSNTYFFMVQAQGMMLRDNVRTIGHMIRLYTNKNTTVNGTDYPDGSNSSEYIAQPTTYLPDNFTYAPNLPCPEKFPTMKGPIEVNMTEVLMEEVELKFSKYADVQSGGHWLPKDCKPHWKVAILIPFRNRHEHLPILIRHLVPMLQRQHLRFAFYVIEQTGTQPFNRAMLFNVGFQEAMKDLDWDCIIFHDVDHIPENDRNYYGCGQMPRHFAAKLDKYMYILPYSEFFGGVSGLTVEQFRKINGFPNAFWGWGGEDDDLWNRVHFSGFNVSRPDGDIGKYKSIPHHHRGEVQFLGRYKLLRYSKERQHLDGLNNLKYVPEVTLSSLYKNITVSLSPELAPIPDY; the protein is encoded by the exons ATGCAGATATTTCAGATAAAGTGTCACCGTGAAGGTGTTTCTTCATCAGAAGCGGGTGGCGCGAAACAGTCATGTGGCAAGATCGCTGTTGCTTGGT CGAACACCTACTTCTTCATGGTGCAAGCCCAGGGTATGATGCTAAGGGACAATGTTAGAACGATTGGGCACATGATCAGATTGTACACCAACAAGAACACCACTGTAAATGGAACTG ATTACCCTGATGGTAGCAACTCCAGTGAGTACATTGCTCAGCCAACAACCTATCTTCCTGACAACTTCACGTATGCCCCAAATCTCCCATGTCCCGAAAAGTTCCCAACTATGA AGGGTCCTATCGAAGTCAATATGACCGAAGTCCTGATGGAAGAGGTGGAACTAAAGTTTTCCAAATATGCAGATGTTCAGTCTGGGGGCCACTGGTTACCCAAAGACTGTAAACCACACTGGAAG GTAGCCATACTCATTCCCTTCAGGAACCGTCACGAGCACCTGCCAATCCTCATCCGCCACCTGGTCCCCATGCTCCAAAGGCAACACTTGCGCTTCGCCTTTTATGTAATTGAGCAG ACGGGCACACAGCCCTTCAATCGTGCCATGCTCTTCAACGTCGGCTTTCAAGAGGCCATGAAGGACCTGGACTGGGACTGCATAATTTTTCATGACGTTGATCATATCCCGGAAAATGACCGCAACTACTACGGTTGCGGCCAGATGCCGCGCCACTTCGCAGCCAAACTTGACAAGTACATGTACAT ACTCCCATACAGCGAGTTCTTTGGGGGCGTGAGTGGGCTGACGGTGGAGCAGTTTCGGAAGATCAACGGATTCCCCAATGCCTTCTGGGGTTGGGGTGGAGAGGATGACGATCTCTGGAACAG AGTGCATTTTTCTGGGTTCAATGTGAGCCGGCCCGATGGCGATATAGGAAAATACAAGTCGATCCCACATCACCATCGAGGAGAAGTGCAGTTCTTGGGGAG GTATAAGCTTCTGAGGTACTCCAAGGAGAGGCAGCACCTGGATGGTCTGAATAACCTGAAGTACGTTCCTGAGGTCACTTTGAGCAGCTTGTACAAGAACATAACAGTCAGCCTCTCGCCAGAGCTGGCTCCCATCCCTGACTACTGA